CGTGGAGTTCGGTGATCACGAAGGAGTCGTCCAGCCAGTGCTCGTTGCCCTGGGCCCGGAGGTAGGGCTGTACGACCGTCGACCACCAGTGGGTGCGGTCGTTGGGCATGCCGTAGACGAAGCCGACGAGTCGGTCCCCGGCGGTCGCGCCGAAGGCCCTCGCACCCGGGTGTGCCATGTGGCGCAGGACGATCTGTCTGCGGACGGCCACCTCGTCCGGGCCCAGTCCGAAGGCGATCGCCTGCACGGCCAGGGCCTCGTCCACATGGGCGGGGAGGTCCAAGGGGCCGATCACGAGGTCCATGGCGGGGAGCCTACAGGGGCGCTAAAAGAGGACGCTCATGAACGCCCCGACCTCCTGGAAGCCCACCCTCCTGTAGGTGCGCCTCGCCGCGGTGTTGAAGTCGTTCACGTAGAGGCTGACCACGGGGGCCACGTCGGCCAGGGCGTAGCGCAGGACCGCCGCCATGCCGGGGGCCGCGAGACCCTGGCCCCGGTACTCGGGGGCCACCCAGACGCCCTGGATCTGGCAGGCGTGGGACGTGGCCGCGCCGATCTCCGCCTTGAAGGCGACCCTGCCCCGGTCGTCGAGGCGGGCGAACGAACGCCCGGCGCCGACGAGTTCGGCGACCCGGGCCTGGTAGAGCAGGCCGCCGTCGCCGGCCATCGGGGAGACGCCGACCTCCTCGGTGAACATCGCCACGCACGCCGGCATGATCGTGTCCATCTCGTCCTTGCGGATGCGGCGGACGTAGGGATCCGGGGCGATGTCGGTGGGCATGCGGTCGGTGA
This Streptomyces sp. NBC_00377 DNA region includes the following protein-coding sequences:
- a CDS encoding GNAT family N-acetyltransferase, yielding MDLVIGPLDLPAHVDEALAVQAIAFGLGPDEVAVRRQIVLRHMAHPGARAFGATAGDRLVGFVYGMPNDRTHWWSTVVQPYLRAQGNEHWLDDSFVITELHVHPAYQNRGAGRALITTITDTASQPRSILSAIDTDSPARALYRSLGYQDLARRVLFPSAPRPYAVMGAPLPLLRG
- a CDS encoding GNAT family N-acetyltransferase; the encoded protein is MLTQTTSRVLEPSDLDAALAVLDREPVANAFVTSRVQVAGLDPWRLGGEMWGWYEDGMLTSLCYAGANLVPICATPRAVRAFADRARRAGRRCSSIVGPVEPTTQLWRLLEPHWGPAREVRAQQPLMVTDRMPTDIAPDPYVRRIRKDEMDTIMPACVAMFTEEVGVSPMAGDGGLLYQARVAELVGAGRSFARLDDRGRVAFKAEIGAATSHACQIQGVWVAPEYRGQGLAAPGMAAVLRYALADVAPVVSLYVNDFNTAARRTYRRVGFQEVGAFMSVLF